From a region of the Paraburkholderia hospita genome:
- a CDS encoding MarR family winged helix-turn-helix transcriptional regulator gives MSEGVYGEQATGRVTHSLLRLSTAMRSQAWEWAEGAGLTPTQGEILVLLMQRKGPMRLGEIARETALTAATTSDAVSTLESKGLVEKRRALDDGRALAVRLTARGRTAAKRAAQWPDFLAKAVGTLRDEEQSIFYRTLLKTVRQLEVQGHIPPHRMCVTCTHLEPSKNPKKTPHRCMLLDLSMSDTDLRLDCSVHETADAATQKKTWKIFAQQA, from the coding sequence ATGAGCGAAGGCGTATACGGAGAGCAGGCAACCGGGCGGGTGACCCACAGCCTGCTGCGACTCAGCACGGCCATGCGGAGCCAGGCATGGGAATGGGCGGAAGGCGCGGGTCTGACGCCTACCCAGGGTGAAATCCTCGTGCTGCTGATGCAGCGCAAGGGGCCGATGCGGCTCGGCGAAATCGCACGCGAAACCGCGCTGACAGCCGCGACCACGAGCGACGCAGTGAGCACGCTGGAAAGCAAGGGTCTCGTCGAAAAGCGCCGTGCGCTCGACGACGGGCGCGCGCTGGCTGTGCGTCTGACGGCTCGCGGCCGCACCGCGGCCAAGCGCGCCGCGCAATGGCCTGACTTCCTCGCGAAGGCGGTCGGCACGCTGCGCGACGAAGAGCAATCGATCTTCTATCGCACGCTGCTGAAAACCGTGCGTCAGCTCGAAGTGCAAGGCCACATTCCGCCGCACCGGATGTGCGTGACCTGCACGCATTTGGAGCCGAGCAAGAACCCGAAGAAGACGCCGCATCGCTGCATGCTGCTCGATCTGTCGATGTCGGATACCGATCTGCGTCTGGACTGCTCGGTGCACGAAACGGCCGACGCCGCCACGCAGAAAAAGACCTGGAAGATCTTCGCGCAGCAAGCCTGA
- a CDS encoding glutamine amidotransferase → MHHEVLAIRHVHFEDLGSLERVLGERGRPVRYLDVGFARIEAPDPVMPSLMVILGGPISAFDDDRYPTIAPLVSMIEKRIAAGLPTLGICLGAQLIARVLGARVYPAGQTEIGWTPLTLTDAGKQSPLRHLDGAHTSMLHWHGDTFDLPQGAVHLASTPACQNQAFSWGKYVLGLQCHPEIRTDRFEPWLIGNAGEIAGHGIDVRALRADTAKHGPKLEAAATSMFGEWLDQLAARP, encoded by the coding sequence ATGCATCACGAAGTTCTCGCCATCCGCCATGTGCACTTCGAGGATCTGGGCAGTCTCGAACGGGTGCTCGGCGAGCGGGGGCGTCCTGTCCGCTATCTGGATGTCGGCTTTGCGCGCATCGAGGCGCCCGACCCCGTGATGCCGTCGCTGATGGTGATTCTCGGCGGGCCCATCAGCGCGTTCGACGACGATCGCTATCCGACCATCGCGCCGCTCGTCTCCATGATCGAAAAGCGCATTGCAGCTGGCTTGCCGACGCTCGGCATCTGCCTCGGCGCGCAGCTGATTGCGCGGGTGCTCGGCGCGCGGGTCTATCCGGCAGGGCAGACGGAAATTGGCTGGACACCGTTGACACTCACCGATGCCGGCAAGCAGTCGCCGCTGCGGCATCTGGACGGGGCGCACACGTCGATGCTTCATTGGCACGGCGATACGTTCGATCTTCCGCAAGGCGCGGTGCATCTCGCCTCCACGCCCGCCTGTCAGAACCAGGCGTTCTCATGGGGCAAGTATGTGCTTGGCCTGCAATGTCACCCTGAAATCCGCACCGACCGTTTCGAGCCGTGGCTGATCGGCAATGCCGGCGAAATCGCGGGCCACGGCATCGACGTGCGCGCGCTGCGCGCCGATACCGCGAAGCATGGCCCGAAGCTCGAAGCCGCCGCGACCAGCATGTTCGGCGAATGGCTCGATCAACTGGCCGCGCGACCCTGA
- a CDS encoding cation:proton antiporter: MKSAFSFFPGWPLTPDAIFWAGLALLAAGLVGELCYRAWHLPRISGYAVIGLIAGSAGSGVIDADSASTARPLLDVALGLLLFELGSRLDLRWIRRNTWLIVSSIAESTLTFVLVLLVLLFLNVSSVTALVLASIAMATSPAMVIQLKTEVRAEGQVTQRLLTLTALNSMYAVIVEKLASGWLHQEAYGNVLATILQPLYLLIGSLILAYLLARTITFFYKRVNLQDEHSFVALFGLVLLAIAIAHIFKLSTILSLLAAGIIVKNLEARPQLWPEHFGTAGWLLTVILFVLTLTTFEWRDVAMGGLAAVGLIVARLVAKLVGVLAFAKPSGLDMKQGMALGLSLSPMSALAYLLVDDTYQLYPNFDPTLRAVTMCSIVVLQLVGPWLVYRSLALVGERRE; the protein is encoded by the coding sequence ATGAAGTCGGCGTTTTCATTCTTTCCAGGCTGGCCGCTCACGCCCGATGCGATTTTCTGGGCAGGCCTTGCTTTGCTTGCCGCAGGTCTCGTCGGCGAGCTGTGCTATCGCGCGTGGCATCTGCCGCGCATTTCCGGCTATGCGGTGATCGGGCTGATCGCGGGATCGGCGGGATCGGGCGTGATCGACGCGGATTCGGCAAGCACCGCGCGCCCATTGCTCGATGTCGCGCTCGGCCTGCTGCTATTCGAACTCGGCAGCCGGCTGGATCTGCGGTGGATTCGCCGCAATACGTGGCTCATCGTGTCGAGCATCGCCGAATCGACGCTCACGTTCGTACTCGTGCTGCTGGTGCTGCTGTTCCTGAACGTGTCGTCGGTGACGGCGCTCGTGCTTGCGTCGATCGCAATGGCGACTTCGCCCGCGATGGTGATCCAGCTGAAAACCGAGGTGCGCGCCGAAGGCCAGGTCACGCAGCGCCTCTTGACGCTGACGGCGCTCAACAGCATGTATGCGGTGATCGTCGAGAAGCTCGCGTCCGGCTGGCTGCATCAGGAAGCCTATGGCAACGTGCTCGCGACGATCCTCCAGCCGCTGTATCTGCTGATCGGCTCGCTGATCCTCGCGTATCTGCTCGCGCGCACCATCACGTTCTTTTACAAGCGTGTGAATCTGCAGGACGAGCACTCGTTCGTCGCGCTGTTCGGCCTCGTGCTGCTCGCCATTGCCATCGCGCATATCTTCAAGCTGTCGACGATTCTCAGCCTGCTCGCCGCGGGCATCATCGTGAAGAATCTGGAAGCGCGCCCGCAACTTTGGCCGGAGCACTTCGGTACGGCGGGCTGGCTGCTGACGGTGATTCTGTTCGTGCTCACGCTGACCACGTTCGAATGGCGCGACGTCGCGATGGGCGGCCTCGCAGCCGTCGGACTGATCGTCGCGCGGCTGGTGGCCAAGCTGGTCGGCGTGCTCGCGTTCGCCAAGCCGAGCGGACTCGACATGAAACAGGGCATGGCGCTGGGGCTGTCGCTGTCGCCAATGTCGGCGCTCGCGTATCTGCTCGTCGACGACACCTACCAGCTCTATCCGAATTTCGACCCGACGCTGCGCGCGGTCACGATGTGCTCGATCGTCGTGTTGCAGCTGGTCGGGCCGTGGCTCGTCTACCGCTCGCTCGCGCTCGTGGGCGAACGCCGCGAGTAA
- a CDS encoding MOSC domain-containing protein, with protein sequence MTAVDHRAFTVDAVLTGKIAPLGGDLSGKTSAIGKTPVDGRVWLGETGLEGDQQAELKHHGGPEKALHHYPFDHYATWRNEWQAGESGLSSLDGRGAFGENLSTCGLTEADVCVGDVYRIGGAIVQVSQPRQPCWKLNLRFARADMSRAVQNTRRTGWYYRVLEAGEIGAGDAIERLARPHAQWSVERLLRAFYVDRDDRQALEAMAQLDTLSPSWRKTATKRLESGEVESWSKRLDTPHSQS encoded by the coding sequence ATGACCGCCGTGGATCACCGCGCTTTTACCGTCGATGCCGTGCTGACCGGCAAGATTGCGCCGTTGGGCGGTGACCTGTCGGGCAAGACGAGTGCGATCGGCAAGACGCCTGTCGATGGCCGTGTGTGGCTCGGCGAAACAGGACTCGAAGGTGATCAGCAGGCCGAACTCAAGCATCATGGCGGCCCGGAAAAAGCGCTGCATCACTATCCGTTCGATCACTACGCCACCTGGCGGAACGAATGGCAGGCGGGCGAATCCGGTCTGTCGAGCCTCGACGGACGCGGCGCGTTCGGCGAAAACTTGAGCACGTGCGGCCTGACGGAAGCGGATGTTTGCGTCGGCGACGTGTACCGGATCGGCGGGGCGATCGTCCAGGTATCGCAGCCGCGTCAGCCGTGCTGGAAACTGAACCTGCGCTTCGCGCGCGCCGACATGTCGCGCGCCGTGCAGAACACGCGCCGCACGGGCTGGTATTACCGCGTACTCGAAGCGGGCGAAATCGGCGCGGGCGACGCGATCGAGCGGCTCGCGCGTCCTCACGCGCAGTGGAGCGTCGAGCGCCTGTTGCGCGCGTTCTATGTCGATCGCGACGACCGGCAGGCACTGGAGGCGATGGCGCAACTCGACACGCTGTCGCCGTCATGGCGCAAGACCGCCACGAAGCGTCTCGAAAGCGGTGAAGTCGAATCGTGGTCGAAGCGTCTCGATACGCCTCACAGTCAAAGCTGA
- a CDS encoding IS110 family RNA-guided transposase, whose product MAMRKREDSPEVFPNAAGIDIGGSSHWVAVPRATSDEPVREFGTMTDDLNAMADWLLACGVDTVALESTGVYWIPVYEVLEQRGLTVWLVDARQMKYVPGRKSDVMDCQWLQKLMSLGLLRAAWRPDGEVCVVRAVVRQREVLLTEQASWVLRMQKALVQMNLQLTEVLTDVMGVTGQAIIRAIMAGERDPKVLAQHRHGRVKASAAEIERALTGNWRDEHLFVLGQAVTMFDSLAQRILECDAKIEALLAPLGRHEIELGGPGKQRSKNAPQFDARAALARWAGVDLTRINGLSVATVMTILSEIGPDLSRFANVKHFCSWLGLCPGTKISGGKVLSARTRRSANRVRQALKLAAMSLSRNDSALGAFYQGQQRYEEQQQQRSLAALKRRAKALGFRLEPETPAP is encoded by the coding sequence ATGGCGATGCGCAAGCGCGAAGACAGCCCCGAGGTTTTTCCAAACGCAGCGGGCATCGATATCGGAGGCTCAAGTCACTGGGTAGCCGTGCCCAGGGCAACCTCTGATGAGCCGGTCCGGGAGTTCGGGACCATGACCGATGATCTGAACGCGATGGCCGACTGGCTGCTCGCGTGCGGCGTCGATACAGTGGCGCTGGAATCGACAGGGGTCTACTGGATCCCTGTGTACGAGGTACTGGAACAACGCGGACTGACGGTGTGGCTGGTCGACGCGCGGCAGATGAAGTACGTACCGGGTCGCAAGAGCGATGTCATGGATTGCCAGTGGCTGCAGAAACTCATGAGTCTCGGGCTGCTGCGGGCGGCCTGGCGCCCCGACGGCGAGGTCTGCGTGGTGCGCGCGGTAGTGCGGCAGCGCGAGGTGCTGCTCACTGAGCAGGCCAGCTGGGTGCTGCGCATGCAGAAGGCACTGGTGCAGATGAACCTGCAGCTCACCGAAGTGCTCACGGACGTGATGGGTGTGACCGGACAGGCGATCATCCGCGCGATCATGGCCGGCGAGCGCGATCCGAAAGTGCTCGCGCAGCATCGCCACGGCCGCGTGAAGGCCAGTGCGGCCGAGATTGAACGGGCGCTGACCGGTAACTGGCGCGATGAGCACCTGTTCGTGCTCGGGCAGGCGGTGACGATGTTCGACAGCCTGGCCCAGCGCATCCTCGAGTGCGACGCGAAGATCGAGGCGCTGCTGGCGCCCCTGGGCCGTCACGAGATCGAACTGGGCGGGCCGGGCAAGCAGCGCAGCAAGAACGCTCCGCAATTTGATGCCCGTGCGGCTCTCGCACGCTGGGCCGGCGTTGACCTGACGCGCATCAACGGCCTGTCGGTCGCCACCGTGATGACGATCCTCTCGGAGATCGGTCCGGACCTGAGCCGCTTTGCGAACGTCAAGCACTTCTGCTCATGGCTCGGGCTGTGTCCCGGGACCAAGATCAGCGGCGGCAAGGTGCTTAGCGCCCGCACCCGCCGCTCGGCCAACCGGGTGCGCCAGGCCCTGAAGCTCGCGGCGATGAGCCTGTCGCGCAATGATTCGGCGCTCGGCGCGTTCTACCAGGGGCAGCAGCGCTACGAAGAGCAGCAACAGCAGCGCAGCCTTGCCGCACTCAAGCGCCGCGCCAAGGCACTCGGCTTTCGCCTTGAGCCCGAGACGCCTGCACCTTGA
- a CDS encoding YbdK family carboxylate-amine ligase: MSLEAFIDSKPFTFGVELEMQIVNTHDYDLTKAGTDLLRLIKDEKIPGNITPEITESMIELSTGICTTHEQAVADLRTIRDTLVAAADRLNVGLCGGGTHAFQQWSERKIVDTPRFQYLSELYGYLAKQFTVFGQHVHIGCPDADSALFLLHSMSRYIPHFIALSASSPFVQGVDTGFHSARLNSVFAFPLSGRAPFVLTWDSFEEYFSKMVHTGVVNSMKDFYWDIRPKPGFGTIEVRVMDTPLSVDRAAAIACYIQTLARHLLLDKPLMPKEDDYLVYTFNRFEACRFGLAGTCIDPQTGERRTISEDIIHTLERIKPHADALGSGKALEEIGAIARGQVNDATWLRNVAEQEQSLHEVVRQQCLQWRA, encoded by the coding sequence ATGTCACTCGAAGCCTTCATCGATTCGAAACCGTTCACCTTCGGTGTCGAACTCGAGATGCAGATCGTCAATACCCATGACTATGATCTGACCAAAGCAGGAACCGACCTGCTCCGGCTCATCAAGGACGAAAAGATCCCGGGCAACATCACGCCGGAAATCACCGAGAGCATGATCGAGCTGTCGACGGGCATCTGCACGACGCACGAGCAGGCCGTCGCCGATCTGCGCACGATTCGCGACACGCTCGTCGCCGCGGCGGACCGGCTGAACGTCGGCCTGTGCGGCGGCGGCACGCACGCTTTCCAGCAATGGAGCGAGCGCAAGATCGTCGACACGCCGCGCTTTCAGTACCTTTCGGAACTCTATGGCTATCTTGCCAAGCAGTTCACCGTGTTCGGCCAGCACGTGCACATCGGCTGCCCGGATGCCGATAGCGCGTTGTTCCTGCTGCATTCGATGTCGCGCTACATCCCGCACTTCATCGCGCTGTCGGCGTCGTCGCCGTTCGTGCAGGGCGTCGATACGGGCTTTCACTCGGCACGCCTGAATTCCGTGTTCGCGTTTCCGCTGTCGGGCCGCGCGCCGTTCGTCCTCACGTGGGACAGCTTCGAAGAGTACTTTTCGAAGATGGTGCACACGGGGGTCGTCAACAGCATGAAGGACTTCTATTGGGACATCCGGCCGAAGCCCGGCTTCGGCACCATCGAAGTGCGCGTGATGGACACGCCGCTTTCCGTCGACCGCGCGGCCGCGATTGCGTGCTACATCCAGACGCTCGCGCGCCATCTGCTGCTCGACAAGCCTTTGATGCCAAAGGAAGACGACTATCTCGTCTACACGTTCAACCGTTTCGAGGCGTGCCGCTTCGGTCTGGCGGGCACGTGCATCGATCCGCAGACGGGTGAGCGCCGTACGATTTCCGAAGACATCATTCACACGCTCGAGCGCATCAAGCCGCATGCGGATGCTTTAGGCTCGGGCAAGGCGCTCGAAGAAATCGGCGCGATCGCGCGCGGGCAGGTGAACGACGCGACCTGGCTGCGCAATGTGGCCGAACAGGAACAATCGCTGCATGAAGTGGTGCGGCAGCAGTGCCTGCAGTGGCGCGCATAA